The genomic window CGTAACGCACCGTTAACTAAAGGCGCTAAGTAACGACCAAAACCCTTGAAACGAAGAGAGCAATATTGGAGAACTCTTTCGGGTTGATGAGGTAAAATATTCACCTATTTGGGAAATGGTGCGTTAGGCACGGAATTTCCATTAATGGTTAAAATACAGCATTTATTACCCGTGCCTAACACACCCTACAGTTAGATAATTAGATAAGATTTTACAATTGCGATAAACACCGAAGAAATATCATTTCTTGTTTACCAATGACCAATCACAAATATGACTAAAGTAGTTATTATTGGGTGCGGAGTTGTTGGCGCTACTATTGCCTACGAACTCAGCCAAATTTCCGAATTAAATATTACAGTTGTCGATAAGCAATCACCAGCGCAGGGTGCTACCAGCGCATCCCTTGGCGTCGTGATGGGTGTGGTTACTCGGAAATTAAAGGGGAAAGCGTGGAAATTACGAGAAACTAGTATCCAGCGCTATGAAACTTTGATTCCCGAATTAGAAGCGATTACTCAACGTCAAATTCCTTATAATCGCCAGGGAATTTTAATGCTTTGTTTGCTAGAGGATGATTTAGCAAGTTGGCAAGAATTATTAGAAATTCGTCGTTCTCAAGGTTGGCAATTAGAAATTTGGGATATTGAGAAAGTAAAAGCTAATTGCTCTCATCTTAATTTAGACAAAATAAAGGCGGCTGTTTATTCTCCTCAAGATAGACAAGTTAATCCCACTTCTTTAACTTTAGCATTAGTTGATGCTGCTCAACGCAATGGCGTTAATTTTGATTTTAATGTCAATGTTTCGGATATCGAATCAACTGAATCAGTAGGGAAAAATCTAACTTCTTCCAGTCGAATTAAAACTACTAATGGAGATATCAATTTTGATTGGTTGGTGATATCGGCGGGTTTGGGTTCAACACTGTTGATGGCATCATTGGAAAACCAAATTGATATCAGACCAGTATTAGGTCAAGCTTTACATTTGCGATTGCCACATCCATTGGGGAATGCTGATTTTCAACCAGTAATTAGCGGCGATGACATACATATCGTGCCATTGGGAGAGGGGGATTACTGGGTAGGTGCAACGGTGGAATTTCCGGTAGAAGGAAGTAATGAAATAGTCATAGATGCCAGTCAATTGGAAGTAGTTAAAGAAGAAGCGATCGCATTTTGCCCACCTTTAGCCCAAGCCACCATCATCAGAACTTGGTCGGGTTTGCGTCCCCGTCCCGAAGGTCGCCCTGCACCTATTATTGGCAACTTACCCGGTTATCGCAATATTCTATTAGCAACTGGTCATTATCGTAATGGTATTTTGTTAGCACCTGCTACTGCACAAGCAATTCGAGAAGCTATTTTGGGTTAAGTTGGAATGAGGGGAATTATGATGATTTCGATCCCCCTAAATCCCCTTAAAAAGTGGGACTTTGAACTCCGGTTCCCCCCTTTTTAAGGGGGGTTAGGGGGGATCGATTTATTGGTATCTTGGAGCCATTAAAATAAAAGAACTACCAAATGATGAAAAACTGGATAAACTGTTGGAACTTGCGAAAAATGCCGAACAAAAAGCTAAAGCTTTGTACGATATGGCAACAGAAATAGATGAAAAATGGCGACTTCGGCTAGAAGCAAGAAGGCAAGCTGCGATCGAGGAATTACGAAAAGTTAAATTGGAGGTATGAGGGAGCATTGCCATGAATGAACCATCTTTAAATGAAAAGCAACTAGCAGAATTAAATGAAATCCTGGAAATTGCCAGAATTACCGAACAAAAAGCGAGAGAATTATAAGATAAAGCCAACTTGGAATGGGAAAATAGGGCGCTACCAGTGGCAGTTGTGACAGATTCTTTTCAACGACTCGACAATATTTTTCAGGAAAATCCCCAAGACAGTGCTAAAGAATCTTTTAAACAATTCTTAGCCAATTTGCCGAAGGATTTGACAACAAAACAATATACTATATATGATTGGGCAGAATTCATGTGCAGACCTTGTTAATCTATCCCCACCTCATTCTATTTGCCTATAGCCTGCGGGAAAAGTCAGAGGGCAAAGAAATTTCCCAGGATAGTTCCTGGGAAGTTTTGCGAAATCGTTTGAATGTCCCGGAAACTGCGGATTTTAACCCGGAACGGGATTACTCATTTAAGTTAGAAAATGTGGAAGGTTTCTATCAGCGTGTCCCTTTGGGCGATACGGATAGCTTGATGGTTGCTTGTTCTACTAAAGATGAGGATAAACCTACTGAGGATCTCCGCACGAGTTTGCAAATTTTCAAACAAAAGTTAAACTTAGAGGCGAATATTGGTAAAACCTGGGTAATTTTGGGCTATTTGGATTCTTCCTCGGAAGCGGAACGGGAAAAAGCGGCGAAGGTAGCTTATCAAGCGTTTAGAGGTAGTCAGGAAGAACCGAAATTAAAACTGGGAAATTACTTTTTGGGTTGTTCGATTTTTCAAGTTTGGGAAACACCAGAAGATTGGTTAAATCTGACGGAAAGTAATGATTTAGTTTTAATTTGTATCTGTCCTTATCGCAAAACTCTAGACAGAATCGCGGCTTTTTTTCATGATTGGTTGTGGTTGTTTTACTACCGTCAT from Leptolyngbyaceae cyanobacterium includes these protein-coding regions:
- a CDS encoding FAD-dependent oxidoreductase encodes the protein MTKVVIIGCGVVGATIAYELSQISELNITVVDKQSPAQGATSASLGVVMGVVTRKLKGKAWKLRETSIQRYETLIPELEAITQRQIPYNRQGILMLCLLEDDLASWQELLEIRRSQGWQLEIWDIEKVKANCSHLNLDKIKAAVYSPQDRQVNPTSLTLALVDAAQRNGVNFDFNVNVSDIESTESVGKNLTSSSRIKTTNGDINFDWLVISAGLGSTLLMASLENQIDIRPVLGQALHLRLPHPLGNADFQPVISGDDIHIVPLGEGDYWVGATVEFPVEGSNEIVIDASQLEVVKEEAIAFCPPLAQATIIRTWSGLRPRPEGRPAPIIGNLPGYRNILLATGHYRNGILLAPATAQAIREAILG